In Kogia breviceps isolate mKogBre1 chromosome 19, mKogBre1 haplotype 1, whole genome shotgun sequence, a single genomic region encodes these proteins:
- the HID1 gene encoding protein HID1 isoform X6, which produces MGSADSKLNFRKAVIQLTTKTQPVEATDDAFWDQFWADTATSVQDVFALVPAAEIRAVREESPSNLATLCYKAVEKLVQGAESGCHSEKEKQIALNCSRLLTRVLPYIFEDPDWRGFFWSTVPGAGRGAGEDDDENARPLAESLLLAIADLLFCPDFTVQSHRRSTDSAEDIHSLDSCEYIWEAGVGFAHSPQPNYNHDMNRMELLKLLLTCFSEAMYLPPAPDSSSINPWVQFFCSTENRHALPLFTSLLNTVCAYDPVGYGIPYNHLLFSDYREPLVEEAAQVLIVTLDHDGATPTVDGTTTGTAMDDADPPGPENLFVNYLSRIHREEDFQFILKGIARLLSNPLLQTYLPNSTKKIQFHQELLVLFWKLCDFNKKFLFFVLKSSDVLDILVPVLFFLNDARADQSRVGLMHIGVFILLLLSGERNFGVRLNKPYSVRVPMDIPVFTGTHADLLIVVFHKIITSGHQRLQPLFDCLLTIVVNVSPYLKSLSMVAANKLLHLLEAFSTTWFLFSAAQNHHLVFFLLEVFNNIIQYQFDGNSNLVYAIIRKRSAFHQLANLPTDPPAIHKALQRRRRAPEALSRTSSQEGVSMEGSHPAAPAEPGTLKASLVATPGIEKLTEKSQVSEDGTLRSLEPAPQQSSAEGSPASEVLSWKSKLPLQTIMRLLQVLVPQVEKICIDKGLTDESEILRFLQHGTLVGLLPVPHPILIRKYQANSGTAMWFRTYMWGVIYLRNVDPPVWYDTDVKLFEIQRV; this is translated from the exons ATGGGGTCGGCCGACTCCAAGCTGAACTTCCGAAAGGCGGTGATCCAGCTCACCACCAAGACGCAG CCCGTGGAAGCCACCGATGACGCCTTTTGGGACCAGTTCTGGGCGGACACGGCCACCTCGGTGCAGGATGTCTTTGCACTGGTGCCAGCGGCGGAGATCCGGGCAGTGCGAGAGGAGTCACCCTCCAACCTGGCCACCCTGTGCTACAAG GCTGTTGAGAAGCTGGTGCAGGGAGCCGAGAGCGGCTGCCACTCGGAGAAGGAGAAGCAGATTGCCCTGAACTGCAGCCGGCTGCTCACGCGCGTGCTGCCCTACATCTTTGAGGACCCTGACTGGAGGGGCTTCTTCTGGTCCACAGTGCCCGGGGCCGGGCGAGGAGCG GGAGAGGACGATGATGAGAACGCCCGGCCCCTGGCCGAGTCCCTGCTCCTGGCCATCGCTGACCTGCTCTTCTGCCCGGATTTCACCGTCCAGAGCCACCGGAGGAGCACC GACTCGGCGGAGGACATCCACTCTCTGGACAGCTGTGAATACATCTGGGAGGCTGGTGTGGGCTTTGCTCACTCCCCCCAGCCCAACTACAACCACGACATGAACCG GATGGAGCTGCTGAAGCTGCTGCTGACGTGCTTCTCTGAGGCCATGTACCTGCCCCCAGCTCCAGACAGCAGCAGCATCAATCCGTGGGTGCAGTTTTTTTGTTCCACAGAGAACAG ACACGCCCTGCCCCTCTTCACCTCCCTCCTCAACACCGTGTGTGCCTATGACCCTGTGGGCTACGGGATCCCCTACAACCACCTGCTCTTCTCTGACTACCGGGAACCCCTGGTGGAGGAAGCTGCTCAAGTGCTCATTGTCACCTTGGACCATGACGGCGCCACCCCCACCGTGGACGGTACCACCACAGGCACAGCCATGGACGATGCGGAT CCTCCAGGGCCCGAGAACCTGTTTGTGAACTACCTGTCCCGCATCCATCGCGAGGAG GACTTCCAGTTCATCCTCAAGGGCATAGCCCGGCTGCTCTCCAACCCCCTGCTCCAGACCTACCTGCCCAACTCCACCAAGAAGATCCAGTTCCACCAGGAGTTGCTGGTCCTCTTCTGGAAGCTCTGCGACTTCAACAAG AAATTCCTCTTCTTTGTGCTGAAGAGCAGTGATGTGCTGGATATCCTGGTGCCTGTCCTCTTCTTCCTCAACGACGCCCGAGCAGATCAAT CTCGGGTGGGCCTGATGCACATCGGCGTCTTCATCCTGCTGCTTCTGAGCGGCGAGCGGAACTTCGGGGTGCGGCTGAACAAGCCCTACTCGGTGCGCGTGCCCATGGACATCCCGGTCTTCACCGGCACCCACGCCGACCTGCTCATCGTG GTTTTCCACAAGATCATCACCAGCGGGCACCAGCGGCTGCAGCCCCTCTTCGATTGTCTGCTCACCATCGTCGTCAACG TGTCCCCCTACCTCAAGAGCCTGTCCATGGTGGCCGCCAACAAGCTGCTGCACCTGCTGGAGGCCTTCTCCACCACCTGGTTCCTCTTCTCTGCCGCCCAGAACCACCACCTGGTCTTCTTCCTCCTGGAGGTCTTCAACAACATCATCCAGTACCAGTTTGACG GCAACTCCAACCTGGTCTACGCCATCATCCGGAAGCGCAGCGCCTTCCACCAGCTGGCCAACCTGCCCACTGACCCACCCGCCATCCACAAGGCGCTGCAGCGGCGCCGCCGGGCGCCCGAGGCCTTGTCCCGCACCAGCTCACAGGAGGGCGTCTCCATGGAGGGCTCCCACCCCGCTGCACCCGCCGAGCCGGGCACCCTCAAGGCCAGCCTGGTGGCCACCCCAG gCATTGAGAAGCTGACGGAGAAGTCCCAGGTGTCAGAGGATGGCACCTTGCGATCCCTGGAGCCTGCACCCCAGCAGAGCTCGGCAGAGGGCAGCCCAGCCTCGGAG GTCCTCTCCTGGAAGTCGAAGCTGCCGCTGCAAACCATCATGAGGCTGCTCCAGGTGCTGGTTCCCCAGGTGGAGAAGATCTGCATTGACAA GGGCCTGACGGACGAGTCGGAGATCCTGCGGTTCCTGCAGCACGGCACCCTGGTGGGGCTGCTGCCCGTGCCCCACCCCATCCTCATCCGCAAGTACCAGGCCAACTCGGGCACGGCCATGTGGTTCCGCACCTACATGTGGGGCGTCATCTATCTGAG GAACGTGGACCCACCTGTCTGGTACGACACAGACGTGAAGCTGTTTGAGATCCAGCGGGTGTGA
- the HID1 gene encoding protein HID1 isoform X7: MGSADSKLNFRKAVIQLTTKTQPVEATDDAFWDQFWADTATSVQDVFALVPAAEIRAVREESPSNLATLCYKGEDDDENARPLAESLLLAIADLLFCPDFTVQSHRRSTVDSAEDIHSLDSCEYIWEAGVGFAHSPQPNYNHDMNRMELLKLLLTCFSEAMYLPPAPDSSSINPWVQFFCSTENRHALPLFTSLLNTVCAYDPVGYGIPYNHLLFSDYREPLVEEAAQVLIVTLDHDGATPTVDGTTTGTAMDDADPPGPENLFVNYLSRIHREEDFQFILKGIARLLSNPLLQTYLPNSTKKIQFHQELLVLFWKLCDFNKKFLFFVLKSSDVLDILVPVLFFLNDARADQSRVGLMHIGVFILLLLSGERNFGVRLNKPYSVRVPMDIPVFTGTHADLLIVVFHKIITSGHQRLQPLFDCLLTIVVNVSPYLKSLSMVAANKLLHLLEAFSTTWFLFSAAQNHHLVFFLLEVFNNIIQYQFDGNSNLVYAIIRKRSAFHQLANLPTDPPAIHKALQRRRRAPEALSRTSSQEGVSMEGSHPAAPAEPGTLKASLVATPGIEKLTEKSQVSEDGTLRSLEPAPQQSSAEGSPASEEPSQAWREQRRPSSASAGGQWSPTSEWVLSWKSKLPLQTIMRLLQVLVPQVEKICIDKGLTDESEILRFLQHGTLVGLLPVPHPILIRKYQANSGTAMWFRTYMWGVIYLRNVDPPVWYDTDVKLFEIQRV, from the exons ATGGGGTCGGCCGACTCCAAGCTGAACTTCCGAAAGGCGGTGATCCAGCTCACCACCAAGACGCAG CCCGTGGAAGCCACCGATGACGCCTTTTGGGACCAGTTCTGGGCGGACACGGCCACCTCGGTGCAGGATGTCTTTGCACTGGTGCCAGCGGCGGAGATCCGGGCAGTGCGAGAGGAGTCACCCTCCAACCTGGCCACCCTGTGCTACAAG GGAGAGGACGATGATGAGAACGCCCGGCCCCTGGCCGAGTCCCTGCTCCTGGCCATCGCTGACCTGCTCTTCTGCCCGGATTTCACCGTCCAGAGCCACCGGAGGAGCACCGTG GACTCGGCGGAGGACATCCACTCTCTGGACAGCTGTGAATACATCTGGGAGGCTGGTGTGGGCTTTGCTCACTCCCCCCAGCCCAACTACAACCACGACATGAACCG GATGGAGCTGCTGAAGCTGCTGCTGACGTGCTTCTCTGAGGCCATGTACCTGCCCCCAGCTCCAGACAGCAGCAGCATCAATCCGTGGGTGCAGTTTTTTTGTTCCACAGAGAACAG ACACGCCCTGCCCCTCTTCACCTCCCTCCTCAACACCGTGTGTGCCTATGACCCTGTGGGCTACGGGATCCCCTACAACCACCTGCTCTTCTCTGACTACCGGGAACCCCTGGTGGAGGAAGCTGCTCAAGTGCTCATTGTCACCTTGGACCATGACGGCGCCACCCCCACCGTGGACGGTACCACCACAGGCACAGCCATGGACGATGCGGAT CCTCCAGGGCCCGAGAACCTGTTTGTGAACTACCTGTCCCGCATCCATCGCGAGGAG GACTTCCAGTTCATCCTCAAGGGCATAGCCCGGCTGCTCTCCAACCCCCTGCTCCAGACCTACCTGCCCAACTCCACCAAGAAGATCCAGTTCCACCAGGAGTTGCTGGTCCTCTTCTGGAAGCTCTGCGACTTCAACAAG AAATTCCTCTTCTTTGTGCTGAAGAGCAGTGATGTGCTGGATATCCTGGTGCCTGTCCTCTTCTTCCTCAACGACGCCCGAGCAGATCAAT CTCGGGTGGGCCTGATGCACATCGGCGTCTTCATCCTGCTGCTTCTGAGCGGCGAGCGGAACTTCGGGGTGCGGCTGAACAAGCCCTACTCGGTGCGCGTGCCCATGGACATCCCGGTCTTCACCGGCACCCACGCCGACCTGCTCATCGTG GTTTTCCACAAGATCATCACCAGCGGGCACCAGCGGCTGCAGCCCCTCTTCGATTGTCTGCTCACCATCGTCGTCAACG TGTCCCCCTACCTCAAGAGCCTGTCCATGGTGGCCGCCAACAAGCTGCTGCACCTGCTGGAGGCCTTCTCCACCACCTGGTTCCTCTTCTCTGCCGCCCAGAACCACCACCTGGTCTTCTTCCTCCTGGAGGTCTTCAACAACATCATCCAGTACCAGTTTGACG GCAACTCCAACCTGGTCTACGCCATCATCCGGAAGCGCAGCGCCTTCCACCAGCTGGCCAACCTGCCCACTGACCCACCCGCCATCCACAAGGCGCTGCAGCGGCGCCGCCGGGCGCCCGAGGCCTTGTCCCGCACCAGCTCACAGGAGGGCGTCTCCATGGAGGGCTCCCACCCCGCTGCACCCGCCGAGCCGGGCACCCTCAAGGCCAGCCTGGTGGCCACCCCAG gCATTGAGAAGCTGACGGAGAAGTCCCAGGTGTCAGAGGATGGCACCTTGCGATCCCTGGAGCCTGCACCCCAGCAGAGCTCGGCAGAGGGCAGCCCAGCCTCGGAG GAGCCCAGCCAGGCGTGGAGGGAGCAGCGGCGACCATCCAGTGCATCAGCCGGTGGGCAGTGGAGCCCGACGTCCGAGTGG GTCCTCTCCTGGAAGTCGAAGCTGCCGCTGCAAACCATCATGAGGCTGCTCCAGGTGCTGGTTCCCCAGGTGGAGAAGATCTGCATTGACAA GGGCCTGACGGACGAGTCGGAGATCCTGCGGTTCCTGCAGCACGGCACCCTGGTGGGGCTGCTGCCCGTGCCCCACCCCATCCTCATCCGCAAGTACCAGGCCAACTCGGGCACGGCCATGTGGTTCCGCACCTACATGTGGGGCGTCATCTATCTGAG GAACGTGGACCCACCTGTCTGGTACGACACAGACGTGAAGCTGTTTGAGATCCAGCGGGTGTGA
- the HID1 gene encoding protein HID1 isoform X5, giving the protein MGSADSKLNFRKAVIQLTTKTQPVEATDDAFWDQFWADTATSVQDVFALVPAAEIRAVREESPSNLATLCYKAVEKLVQGAESGCHSEKEKQIALNCSRLLTRVLPYIFEDPDWRGFFWSTVPGAGRGAGEDDDENARPLAESLLLAIADLLFCPDFTVQSHRRSTVDSAEDIHSLDSCEYIWEAGVGFAHSPQPNYNHDMNRMELLKLLLTCFSEAMYLPPAPDSSSINPWVQFFCSTENRHALPLFTSLLNTVCAYDPVGYGIPYNHLLFSDYREPLVEEAAQVLIVTLDHDGATPTVDGTTTGTAMDDADPPGPENLFVNYLSRIHREEDFQFILKGIARLLSNPLLQTYLPNSTKKIQFHQELLVLFWKLCDFNKKFLFFVLKSSDVLDILVPVLFFLNDARADQSRVGLMHIGVFILLLLSGERNFGVRLNKPYSVRVPMDIPVFTGTHADLLIVVFHKIITSGHQRLQPLFDCLLTIVVNVSPYLKSLSMVAANKLLHLLEAFSTTWFLFSAAQNHHLVFFLLEVFNNIIQYQFDGNSNLVYAIIRKRSAFHQLANLPTDPPAIHKALQRRRRAPEALSRTSSQEGVSMEGSHPAAPAEPGTLKASLVATPGIEKLTEKSQVSEDGTLRSLEPAPQQSSAEGSPASEVLSWKSKLPLQTIMRLLQVLVPQVEKICIDKGLTDESEILRFLQHGTLVGLLPVPHPILIRKYQANSGTAMWFRTYMWGVIYLRNVDPPVWYDTDVKLFEIQRV; this is encoded by the exons ATGGGGTCGGCCGACTCCAAGCTGAACTTCCGAAAGGCGGTGATCCAGCTCACCACCAAGACGCAG CCCGTGGAAGCCACCGATGACGCCTTTTGGGACCAGTTCTGGGCGGACACGGCCACCTCGGTGCAGGATGTCTTTGCACTGGTGCCAGCGGCGGAGATCCGGGCAGTGCGAGAGGAGTCACCCTCCAACCTGGCCACCCTGTGCTACAAG GCTGTTGAGAAGCTGGTGCAGGGAGCCGAGAGCGGCTGCCACTCGGAGAAGGAGAAGCAGATTGCCCTGAACTGCAGCCGGCTGCTCACGCGCGTGCTGCCCTACATCTTTGAGGACCCTGACTGGAGGGGCTTCTTCTGGTCCACAGTGCCCGGGGCCGGGCGAGGAGCG GGAGAGGACGATGATGAGAACGCCCGGCCCCTGGCCGAGTCCCTGCTCCTGGCCATCGCTGACCTGCTCTTCTGCCCGGATTTCACCGTCCAGAGCCACCGGAGGAGCACCGTG GACTCGGCGGAGGACATCCACTCTCTGGACAGCTGTGAATACATCTGGGAGGCTGGTGTGGGCTTTGCTCACTCCCCCCAGCCCAACTACAACCACGACATGAACCG GATGGAGCTGCTGAAGCTGCTGCTGACGTGCTTCTCTGAGGCCATGTACCTGCCCCCAGCTCCAGACAGCAGCAGCATCAATCCGTGGGTGCAGTTTTTTTGTTCCACAGAGAACAG ACACGCCCTGCCCCTCTTCACCTCCCTCCTCAACACCGTGTGTGCCTATGACCCTGTGGGCTACGGGATCCCCTACAACCACCTGCTCTTCTCTGACTACCGGGAACCCCTGGTGGAGGAAGCTGCTCAAGTGCTCATTGTCACCTTGGACCATGACGGCGCCACCCCCACCGTGGACGGTACCACCACAGGCACAGCCATGGACGATGCGGAT CCTCCAGGGCCCGAGAACCTGTTTGTGAACTACCTGTCCCGCATCCATCGCGAGGAG GACTTCCAGTTCATCCTCAAGGGCATAGCCCGGCTGCTCTCCAACCCCCTGCTCCAGACCTACCTGCCCAACTCCACCAAGAAGATCCAGTTCCACCAGGAGTTGCTGGTCCTCTTCTGGAAGCTCTGCGACTTCAACAAG AAATTCCTCTTCTTTGTGCTGAAGAGCAGTGATGTGCTGGATATCCTGGTGCCTGTCCTCTTCTTCCTCAACGACGCCCGAGCAGATCAAT CTCGGGTGGGCCTGATGCACATCGGCGTCTTCATCCTGCTGCTTCTGAGCGGCGAGCGGAACTTCGGGGTGCGGCTGAACAAGCCCTACTCGGTGCGCGTGCCCATGGACATCCCGGTCTTCACCGGCACCCACGCCGACCTGCTCATCGTG GTTTTCCACAAGATCATCACCAGCGGGCACCAGCGGCTGCAGCCCCTCTTCGATTGTCTGCTCACCATCGTCGTCAACG TGTCCCCCTACCTCAAGAGCCTGTCCATGGTGGCCGCCAACAAGCTGCTGCACCTGCTGGAGGCCTTCTCCACCACCTGGTTCCTCTTCTCTGCCGCCCAGAACCACCACCTGGTCTTCTTCCTCCTGGAGGTCTTCAACAACATCATCCAGTACCAGTTTGACG GCAACTCCAACCTGGTCTACGCCATCATCCGGAAGCGCAGCGCCTTCCACCAGCTGGCCAACCTGCCCACTGACCCACCCGCCATCCACAAGGCGCTGCAGCGGCGCCGCCGGGCGCCCGAGGCCTTGTCCCGCACCAGCTCACAGGAGGGCGTCTCCATGGAGGGCTCCCACCCCGCTGCACCCGCCGAGCCGGGCACCCTCAAGGCCAGCCTGGTGGCCACCCCAG gCATTGAGAAGCTGACGGAGAAGTCCCAGGTGTCAGAGGATGGCACCTTGCGATCCCTGGAGCCTGCACCCCAGCAGAGCTCGGCAGAGGGCAGCCCAGCCTCGGAG GTCCTCTCCTGGAAGTCGAAGCTGCCGCTGCAAACCATCATGAGGCTGCTCCAGGTGCTGGTTCCCCAGGTGGAGAAGATCTGCATTGACAA GGGCCTGACGGACGAGTCGGAGATCCTGCGGTTCCTGCAGCACGGCACCCTGGTGGGGCTGCTGCCCGTGCCCCACCCCATCCTCATCCGCAAGTACCAGGCCAACTCGGGCACGGCCATGTGGTTCCGCACCTACATGTGGGGCGTCATCTATCTGAG GAACGTGGACCCACCTGTCTGGTACGACACAGACGTGAAGCTGTTTGAGATCCAGCGGGTGTGA
- the HID1 gene encoding protein HID1 isoform X8, with the protein MGSADSKLNFRKAVIQLTTKTQPVEATDDAFWDQFWADTATSVQDVFALVPAAEIRAVREESPSNLATLCYKGEDDDENARPLAESLLLAIADLLFCPDFTVQSHRRSTDSAEDIHSLDSCEYIWEAGVGFAHSPQPNYNHDMNRMELLKLLLTCFSEAMYLPPAPDSSSINPWVQFFCSTENRHALPLFTSLLNTVCAYDPVGYGIPYNHLLFSDYREPLVEEAAQVLIVTLDHDGATPTVDGTTTGTAMDDADPPGPENLFVNYLSRIHREEDFQFILKGIARLLSNPLLQTYLPNSTKKIQFHQELLVLFWKLCDFNKKFLFFVLKSSDVLDILVPVLFFLNDARADQSRVGLMHIGVFILLLLSGERNFGVRLNKPYSVRVPMDIPVFTGTHADLLIVVFHKIITSGHQRLQPLFDCLLTIVVNVSPYLKSLSMVAANKLLHLLEAFSTTWFLFSAAQNHHLVFFLLEVFNNIIQYQFDGNSNLVYAIIRKRSAFHQLANLPTDPPAIHKALQRRRRAPEALSRTSSQEGVSMEGSHPAAPAEPGTLKASLVATPGIEKLTEKSQVSEDGTLRSLEPAPQQSSAEGSPASEEPSQAWREQRRPSSASAGGQWSPTSEWVLSWKSKLPLQTIMRLLQVLVPQVEKICIDKGLTDESEILRFLQHGTLVGLLPVPHPILIRKYQANSGTAMWFRTYMWGVIYLRNVDPPVWYDTDVKLFEIQRV; encoded by the exons ATGGGGTCGGCCGACTCCAAGCTGAACTTCCGAAAGGCGGTGATCCAGCTCACCACCAAGACGCAG CCCGTGGAAGCCACCGATGACGCCTTTTGGGACCAGTTCTGGGCGGACACGGCCACCTCGGTGCAGGATGTCTTTGCACTGGTGCCAGCGGCGGAGATCCGGGCAGTGCGAGAGGAGTCACCCTCCAACCTGGCCACCCTGTGCTACAAG GGAGAGGACGATGATGAGAACGCCCGGCCCCTGGCCGAGTCCCTGCTCCTGGCCATCGCTGACCTGCTCTTCTGCCCGGATTTCACCGTCCAGAGCCACCGGAGGAGCACC GACTCGGCGGAGGACATCCACTCTCTGGACAGCTGTGAATACATCTGGGAGGCTGGTGTGGGCTTTGCTCACTCCCCCCAGCCCAACTACAACCACGACATGAACCG GATGGAGCTGCTGAAGCTGCTGCTGACGTGCTTCTCTGAGGCCATGTACCTGCCCCCAGCTCCAGACAGCAGCAGCATCAATCCGTGGGTGCAGTTTTTTTGTTCCACAGAGAACAG ACACGCCCTGCCCCTCTTCACCTCCCTCCTCAACACCGTGTGTGCCTATGACCCTGTGGGCTACGGGATCCCCTACAACCACCTGCTCTTCTCTGACTACCGGGAACCCCTGGTGGAGGAAGCTGCTCAAGTGCTCATTGTCACCTTGGACCATGACGGCGCCACCCCCACCGTGGACGGTACCACCACAGGCACAGCCATGGACGATGCGGAT CCTCCAGGGCCCGAGAACCTGTTTGTGAACTACCTGTCCCGCATCCATCGCGAGGAG GACTTCCAGTTCATCCTCAAGGGCATAGCCCGGCTGCTCTCCAACCCCCTGCTCCAGACCTACCTGCCCAACTCCACCAAGAAGATCCAGTTCCACCAGGAGTTGCTGGTCCTCTTCTGGAAGCTCTGCGACTTCAACAAG AAATTCCTCTTCTTTGTGCTGAAGAGCAGTGATGTGCTGGATATCCTGGTGCCTGTCCTCTTCTTCCTCAACGACGCCCGAGCAGATCAAT CTCGGGTGGGCCTGATGCACATCGGCGTCTTCATCCTGCTGCTTCTGAGCGGCGAGCGGAACTTCGGGGTGCGGCTGAACAAGCCCTACTCGGTGCGCGTGCCCATGGACATCCCGGTCTTCACCGGCACCCACGCCGACCTGCTCATCGTG GTTTTCCACAAGATCATCACCAGCGGGCACCAGCGGCTGCAGCCCCTCTTCGATTGTCTGCTCACCATCGTCGTCAACG TGTCCCCCTACCTCAAGAGCCTGTCCATGGTGGCCGCCAACAAGCTGCTGCACCTGCTGGAGGCCTTCTCCACCACCTGGTTCCTCTTCTCTGCCGCCCAGAACCACCACCTGGTCTTCTTCCTCCTGGAGGTCTTCAACAACATCATCCAGTACCAGTTTGACG GCAACTCCAACCTGGTCTACGCCATCATCCGGAAGCGCAGCGCCTTCCACCAGCTGGCCAACCTGCCCACTGACCCACCCGCCATCCACAAGGCGCTGCAGCGGCGCCGCCGGGCGCCCGAGGCCTTGTCCCGCACCAGCTCACAGGAGGGCGTCTCCATGGAGGGCTCCCACCCCGCTGCACCCGCCGAGCCGGGCACCCTCAAGGCCAGCCTGGTGGCCACCCCAG gCATTGAGAAGCTGACGGAGAAGTCCCAGGTGTCAGAGGATGGCACCTTGCGATCCCTGGAGCCTGCACCCCAGCAGAGCTCGGCAGAGGGCAGCCCAGCCTCGGAG GAGCCCAGCCAGGCGTGGAGGGAGCAGCGGCGACCATCCAGTGCATCAGCCGGTGGGCAGTGGAGCCCGACGTCCGAGTGG GTCCTCTCCTGGAAGTCGAAGCTGCCGCTGCAAACCATCATGAGGCTGCTCCAGGTGCTGGTTCCCCAGGTGGAGAAGATCTGCATTGACAA GGGCCTGACGGACGAGTCGGAGATCCTGCGGTTCCTGCAGCACGGCACCCTGGTGGGGCTGCTGCCCGTGCCCCACCCCATCCTCATCCGCAAGTACCAGGCCAACTCGGGCACGGCCATGTGGTTCCGCACCTACATGTGGGGCGTCATCTATCTGAG GAACGTGGACCCACCTGTCTGGTACGACACAGACGTGAAGCTGTTTGAGATCCAGCGGGTGTGA